In one Gracilinanus agilis isolate LMUSP501 chromosome 6, AgileGrace, whole genome shotgun sequence genomic region, the following are encoded:
- the PCDH10 gene encoding protocadherin-10, whose protein sequence is MIVLLFFSLLWMVEGVLGQLHYTVQEEQEHGTFVGNIAEDLGLDITKLSARRFQTVPNSRTPYLDLNLETGVLYVNEKIDREQICKQSPSCVLHLEVFLENPLELFRVEIEVLDINDNPPAFPEPDLTVEISESATPGTRFPLESAFDPDVGTNSLRDYEITPNSYFSLDVQTQGDGNRFAELVLEKPLDREQQAVHRYVLTAVDGGGGGEGGGAGGAGGGGSPPQQQRTGTALLTIRVLDSNDNVPSFDQPVYTVSLPENSPPGTLVIQLNATDPDEGPNGEVVYSFSSHISPRARELFGLSPRTGRLEVSGELDYEESPVYQVYVQAKDLGPNAVPAHCKVLVRVLDANDNAPEISFSTVKEAVSEGAAPGTVVALFSVTDRDSEENGQVQCELLGDVPFRLKSSFKNYYTIVTETPLDREAGDSYTLTVVARDRGEPALATSKSIQVQVSDVNDNAPRFSQPVYDVYVTENNVPGAYIYAVSATDRDEGANAQLAYSILDCQIQGMSVFTYVSINSENGYLYALRSFDYEQLKDFSFQVEARDAGSPLALAGNATVNILIVDQNDNAPAIVAPLPGRNGTPAREVLPRSAEPGYLLTRVAAVDADDGENARLTYSIVRGNEMSLFRMDWRTGELRTARRVPAKRDPQRPYELVIEVRDHGQPPLSSTATLQVQLVDGAVEPLGGGGGGGAGGGPGGEHQRPSRSGGGETSLDLTLILIIALGSVSFIFLLAMIVLAVRCQKEKKLNIYTCLASDCCLCCCCCCGGAGGGGSSCCSRQARARKKKLSKSDIMLVQSSNVPSNPAQVPVEESGGFSSHHHNQNYCYQVCLTPESAKTDLMFLKPCSPSRSTDTEHNPCGAIVTGYTDQQPDIISNGSILSNETKHQRAELSYLVDRPRRVNSSAFQEADIVSSKDSGHGDSEQGDSDHDATNRGQSSGMDLFSNCTEECKALGHSDRCWMPSFVPSDGRQAADYRSNLHVPGMDSVPDTEVFETPEAQPGAERSFSTFGKEKALHSTLERKELDGLLSNTRAPYKPPYLSSREHICPHLPSRLRMKVLFKGKLYPWDT, encoded by the exons ATGATTGtgctattattcttttccttGCTCTGGATGGTGGAGGGAGTCCTTGGCCAGCTGCACTACACTGTGCAGGAAGAGCAGGAGCATGGCACGTTCGTGGGCAATATCGCTGAGGATCTGGGCTTGGACATTACAAAACTTTCGGCTCGCCGTTTCCAGACAGTCCCCAATTCGAGGACCCCTTACTTGGACCTTAACCTGGAGACCGGGGTGCTGTATGTGAACGAGAAGATCGACCGTGAACAGATCTGCAAGCAAAGCCCTTCGTGCGTCCTGCACCTGGAGGTCTTCCTGGAGAACCCGCTGGAGCTGTTCCGGGTGGAGATCGAGGTTTTGGACATAAATGACAACCCACCAGCCTTTCCAGAGCCTGACCTGACTGTGGAGATCTCGGAGAGCGCCACACCAGGCACTCGATTCCCACTGGAGAGCGCCTTTGACCCAGACGTGGGCACCAACTCCCTGCGCGACTACGAGATCACCCCCAACAGCTACTTTTCTCTTGATGTCCAAACCCAGGGCGATGGCAACCGCTTCGCTGAGCTAGTATTGGAGAAACCGCTAGACCGGGAGCAGCAGGCGGTGCACCGCTACGTGCTGACCGCCGTGGACGGGGGaggtggaggagaaggaggaggggcagGAGGCGCCGGGGGAGGGGGCTCACCCCCTCAGCAACAGCGCACGGGCACGGCCCTGCTCACGATCAGAGTGCTGGACTCCAACGACAATGTACCCTCCTTCGACCAACCCGTCTACACTGTATCCCTGCCGGAAAACTCGCCTCCAGGTACTCTGGTCATTCAGCTGAACGCCACGGACCCAGACGAGGGCCCGAACGGTGAGGTGGTGTATTCATTCAGCAGTCATATCTCGCCGAGGGCGCGGGAGCTCTTCGGTCTGTCTCCGCGTACTGGCCGCTTGGAGGTGAGTGGGGAGCTGGACTATGAGGAGAGTCCAGTTTACCAGGTATATGTGCAAGCCAAGGACTTGGGGCCCAACGCTGTGCCCGCGCACTGCAAGGTACTTGTACGGGTGCTGGACGCCAATGACAACGCACCCGAGATCAGTTTCAGCACTGTCAAGGAAGCTGTGAGTGAGGGCGCGGCGCCGGGCACAGTAGTAGCCCTGTTCAGTGTGACTGACCGCGATTCCGAGGAGAACGGGCAGGTGCAGTGTGAGCTGCTGGGTGACGTGCCGTTCCGCCTCAAGTCCTCCTTTAAGAATTACTACACTATCGTGACCGAGACTCCACTGGACCGGGAGGCAGGGGACTCATACACTCTGACCGTGGTGGCCAGGGATCGCGGGGAGCCGGCACTGGCCACCAGCAAGTCCATCCAGGTGCAGGTGTCGGACGTGAACGACAACGCTCCGCGCTTCAGCCAGCCTGTCTACGACGTGTATGTGACCGAAAACAATGTCCCGGGAGCCTACATCTACGCTGTAAGCGCCACGGACCGGGACGAGGGGGCCAACGCCCAACTTGCCTATTCCATCCTGGACTGTCAGATCCAGGGCATGAGTGTCTTCACTTACGTGTCCATCAACTCAGAGAATGGTTACTTGTACGCGCTTCGCTCCTTTGACTACGAGCAGCTCAAGGACTTCAGCTTCCAAGTGGAAGCCCGGGACGCGGGCAGCCCCCTGGCCCTGGCAGGCAATGCCACGGTCAACATCCTCATCGTAGACCAGAACGACAACGCTCCCGCCATCGTGGCGCCCCTTCCTGGGCGCAACGGGACCCCAGCGCGTGAGGTGCTACCTCGCTCAGCTGAACCTGGCTACCTTCTCACGAGGGTGGCGGCCGTGGACGCAGACGACGGAGAGAATGCCCGCCTCACTTACAGCATCGTACGGGGCAATGAGATGAGTCTATTCCGCATGGACTGGCGCACGGGGGAGCTCCGCACCGCGCGCAGGGTGCCAGCCAAGCGCGACCCCCAGCGGCCTTACGAACTGGTGATTGAGGTGAGGGACCACGGGCAGCCTCCTCTGTCATCCACCGCAACGCTGCAGGTGCAACTGGTCGACGGGGCAGTGGAGCCTTTGGGTGGCGGCGGTGGAGGCGGAGCAGGAGGGGGTCCTGGTGGAGAACACCAGCGTCCTAGCCGCTCGGGCGGCGGAGAGACCTCCCTAGACCTCACTCTCATTCTTATTATCGCCCTGGGTTCCGTGTCTTTTATCTTCCTCCTGGCCATGATCGTGCTGGCAGTACGCTGCCAGAAGGAGAAAAAGCTTAACATATACACGTGCCTGGCGAGCGACTGCTgcctttgctgctgctgctgctgtggggGCGCGGGCGGCGGGGGCTCCTCCTGCTGCAGCCGTCAAGCCAGGGCTCGCAAGAAGAAGCTCAGCAAGTCGGACATTATGTTGGTTCAGAGCTCCAATGTACCCAGCAATCCCGCGCAGGTACCAGTGGAGGAGTCCGGAGGGTTCAGCTCCCATCACCACAACCAGAACTACTGCTATCAGGTCTGTCTGACTCCAGAGTCTGCCAAGACCGACCTGATGTTCCTCAAACCCTGCAGCCCTTCCCGGAGTACTGACACTGAGCACAACCCCTGCGGGGCCATCGTCACTGGCTACACTGACCAGCAACCGGATATCATCTCCAACGGCAGCATACTGTCCAACGAG acTAAACATCAGCGAGCAGAGCTCAGTTATCTAGTTGACAGACCTCGTCGGGTAAACAG TTCTGCATTCCAGGAAGCTGATATAGTAAGCTCTAAGGACAGTGGACATGGAGATAGTGAGCAAGGAGACAGCGACCACGATGCCACCAACCGGGGTCAGTCTTCTG GCATGGATCTCTTCTCCAATTGTACTGAGGAGTGTAAAGCTTTGGGCCACTCGGATCGATGCTGGATGCCTTCCTTTGTCCCCTCAGATGGCCGCCAGGCTGCAGATTACCGCAGCAATCTACACGTTCCTGGGATGGACTCAGTGCCAGACACTGAAGTGTTTGAAACACCAGAAGCCCAGCCTGGGGCAGAGAGATCTTTTTCCACCTTTGGTAAAGAGAAGGCCCTTCACAGCACTCTGGAGAGGAAGGAGCTGGATGGACTGCTGTCTAATACACGAGCGCCTTACAAACCACCATATTTGA